The following are from one region of the Nicotiana tomentosiformis chromosome 7, ASM39032v3, whole genome shotgun sequence genome:
- the LOC104098908 gene encoding 1-aminocyclopropane-1-carboxylate oxidase — MENFPIINLEKLNGSERADTMEMIKDACENWGFFELVNHGIPHEVMDTVEKMTKGHYKKCMEQRFKELVAGKGLEAVQAEVTDLDWESTFFLRHLPVSNISEVSDLDDQYREIMRDFAKRLEKLAEELLDLLCENLGLEKGYLKKVFYGSKGPNFGTKVSNYPPCPKPDLIKGLRAHTDAGGIILLFQDDKVSGLQLLKDGQWIDVPPMHHSIVVNLGDQLEVITNGKYKSVMHRVITQTDGTRMSLASFYNPGSDAVIFPAPTLVEKEAEESKAIYPKFVFDDYMKLYAGLKFQAKEPRFEAMIKAMETVKSDPVATA, encoded by the exons ATGGAGAACTTTCCAATTATCAACTTGGAAAAGCTCAATGGTTCTGAAAGAGCTGACACCATGGAAATGATTAAAGATGCTTGTGAGAACTGGGGCTTCTTTGAG TTAGTGAACCATGGGATTCCACATGAAGTAATGGATACAGTGGAGAAAATGACAAAGGGACATTACAAGAAGTGCATGGAACAGAGATTTAAAGAATTGGTGGCCGGCAAAGGTCTTGAAGCTGTGCAAGCTGAGGTTACTGATTTGGATTGGGAAAGCACTTTCTTCTTGCGCCATCTTCCTGTTTCTAACATTTCTGAAGTATCTGATCTCGATGATCAATACAG GGAAATCATGAGAGATTTTGCTAAAAGATTAGAAAAATTGGCAGAGGAGTTACTGGACTTGCTATGTGAAAATCTTGGACTTGAAAAGGGTTACCTAAAAAAGGTCTTTTATGGATCAAAAGGTCCCAATTTTGGAACTAAGGTTAGCAACTATCCACCATGCCCAAAACCAGATTTAATAAAAGGACTGCGCGCCCACACAGATGCTGGTGGCATAATCCTTCTCTTCCAAGATGACAAAGTGAGTGGCCTTCAACTCCTCAAAGACGGCCAATGGATCGATGTTCCTCCTATGCACCACTCTATTGTCGTTAACCTTGGCGACCAACTTGAG GTGATCACCAATGGAAAATACAAGAGTGTGATGCACAGAGTGATTACACAAACAGACGGAACTCGGATGTCACTAGCTTCGTTTTATAATCCAGGAAGTGATGCAGTAATATTTCCAGCACCAACTTTGGTTGAGAAAGAGGCAGAGGAAAGCAAAGCAATTTATCCAAAGTTTGTGTTTGATGATTATATGAAGTTATATGCTGGACTCAAGTTTCAAGCCAAAGAGCCAAGGTTTGAAGCCATGATCAAGGCCATGGAAACTGTGAAAAGTGATCCAGTTGCAACTGCTTAA